A stretch of DNA from Melioribacteraceae bacterium 4301-Me:
GGCGACATTTTTCGAAACATCAAAATCAAATAGATGCGCATCTACATAGGCATCTACTAAATTCAAAAAGTAAGTGAGACCAATATAGACCGCAAATAAATCCCTTTGGTCTTTGTAAAATTCTCTCAGATTTTTATACCCAGTATTTCCATTCGGATCACTTGTTAAGCTTTGTAAGTATAAGTCCCTATAATATTTGTAAGAGTTGTTTGTATTAAACCATTGATATGTAAAATACCCTAAAAATCCCCAAATAACTGGTATTTTCCAATATTTTTCAGTGTAAAATTGTCCTAAGCCAGGCACTAAAGCACTACGTAAAACAGCACCCCATGCTGATTTTTGCATTACAAACATTACGGTATCACTCTTGGTAAGTAATGTATCTGATTTTGCGGTCTGGGAATAGCAAATTGATATAAATATTAATTGAAAGACCAATATTCTAATTATATGTTTTATCGATAAGTTCAAATAGTTCTAACAATCGTTCTAATTCTTCATTTGAATAAAATTCAACAATTATTTTACCAGAACCTTTTTTGTTCTGGCTACATTTGACTTTTGTGCCTAATATTTTTTGCAGTTTTTCTTCTAAGTATTGCTGTGAAACATTAGCATTAGTATGCTGTATATTTTTGTTCTTATTTACCTCGTTTATTTTTTCTGTGAATGTTCTTACAAACTCTTCAACTTTTCTAACTGAAAGGTTTTTTTTAATTATTTTATTCATTAATTCAATTTGCAGGGTCTCGTTAGGTAAATTTATCAAAGCACGAGCATGTCCCATAGATATAGAGTTTGAAATAATCGCTTGCTGAATTTCTTTAGGGAGTTTAAGTAAACGAATTGTATTAGTTATAGTTGTTCTATCTTTTCCAACTTTTGCTGCAATTTCTTCTTGAGTTAAATTACATTCATCCATTAATCTTTTATATGCGTTGGCAATTTCAATTGGATTAAGCTTCTCTCTCTGAATGTTTTCGATAAGAGAAAGGGCAAGCATTGCTTCTTTGCTATCAACTTTTATAATGTAGGCTGGAATTTCTTTGTAACCAATTTCCTTGCATGCCCTTAATCTTCTTTCACCAGAAATAAGTTCATAACCGTTCTGTTCGTTTCTTCTAACGGTTATTGGTTGTATTAATCCATTTTGTAGAATAGATTTTTTTAGTTCATCAAGTGCATCTTGGTCAAATTCAGTTCTTGGTTGAAACGGGTTAGGCAATATTTTATCAATTGGTATCTTAGCTAAGTAGTCAATTGATTTCCCATCATCTGCTTGGATTTCTTTGATTGAAATTGCTATAGGTGAATCAGTTTTATTTGCAGTTGGATTAATCAATGCGTCCAGACCTCTACCCAATCCAGGTTTCATTTTACTCAATTTTTAACCCCTCTTGGTTCTAAATTATTTTTTTTAATTAGTTCAGAGGCAAGTGAGATATAATTTTGAGCGCCAGTGGAACTCGCATCGTACAAAATTACCGGTTTTCCGTAGCTTGGCGCTTCGGATATTCTTATGTTTCGATGAATTACAGTCTCAAATACTTTATCTCCAAAATACTTCTTTACCTCACTAACTACTTGGTGAGATAATCTAAGTCTTACATCAAACATGGTTAAAAGCACACCTTCAATCGATAGAGTAGGATTAGAGTTTCTTTTTACAATATTGATAGTGTTGAGCAATTGTCCCAATCCTTCCAAAGCAAAATACTCACATTGAACAGGGATTAAAACTGAATCAGCATAAGTCAATGCATTAAGAGTTAAAAGTCCAAGTGACGGCGGACAATCAATAAAAATAAAATCATATTTATTATCTATTGACTCCAGAGCATTCTTAAGTAAATATTCTCTTCCTTCAAGGTTTACTATTTCGACTTCTGCACCTACTAAGTTTATTGTTGAAGGTAAAATATCTAAAAAAGGCATATATGAACTTAAGATGCAGCTCTCAGCTTTTTCAAGACCAATTAAAACTTCATAAACAGATTTTTCTGGTTTATCAATTCCGATACCACTTGTAGAATTAGCTTGAGGGTCAATGTCAATTAAAAGGGTTTTAAATTCTGCTGCTGCTACCGAAGCAGAAAGATTAATAGCGGTAGTAGTTTTACCTACTCCGCCTTTTTGATTGGCTATAACAATTTTTTTTGTCATTCAGTTATAATTGTTTAAGTAAAATTAAAGTTCTATCTCTTGATTATAATTAAGAATAATACATTTTTTCCCGGTCGCCTCAATCTTCTTTTTAAATTCATATGGATCTGCACTTATAACAGGGAATGTGTTGTAATGCATTGGAATTACAGTAGCAGGATTTACAAGCTGGACTGCTTTAACCGCGTCGTCTATTCCCATAGTAAAATTATCACCTATTGGTACAAGCATATAATCAACTGGGTTCATTTCACCTATTAATTTCATGTCATAAAATAGACCTGTATCGCCGCAATGATACAAAATTTTATTTTCAATAAAGAGTAGAACGCCGGCTGCTTCACCACCATAAACGCCATCAGGTGTTACTGAGCCATGATGAGCAATTGTAAATTTAACTTTTCCAAAGTCAAAATTATGACTACCGCCAATATGCATATTATGAGCCTTAAAACCTTTGCTTGCACAATAGTTTGCTAATTCGTTCACACAAATAAAAGTAGAATTACAGCGCTTAGCAATTTTAAATGAATCACCAATGTGATCGCCGTGTGCATGTGTTAAGATAATATAGTCAGCCGAAACTTCTGATTCTTTTACTGGGGAATTAGGGTTTCCCTCAAAAAATGGGTCAATCAAAATAGAAATGTTTTTTTCGGTTGATATCTGAAAAGCAGAGTGTGAAAAATATTTTAGCTTCATCTTATCACCTCTTTCTTTTTCAAAAAAATTTTGAGTTAAATGTCAAAATAATCAATTAACCATGTAAATTTATCTATTCTTTTTTAGTTGCTCAAATATACCTTTAATTCCTTTGAGTTCTGAAGAAAAACTGCTTGACAAATAATTTCTAAGTGTTTCTTTTGATAGCCCTCTTTTTAATTTGCCTGCTTCAGCAATAGATATGCTGCCAGTCTCCTCCGAAACAATAATACTAATCACATCCGCTTGCTCACTTATACCTAACCCGGCGCGATGTCTCATTCCCAATGAAATACCATCTATACTCATTACAGACGAAAGTGGCAGTGTGCATCTTGCAGCTTCAATAAGATTGTTATGGATTATAACAGCACCATCGTGTAAAGGTGAACGCGGAAAAAAAATAGTGCGCAACAAGCTTTTACTTATTCTTGCATTTAATATTTCTCCAGTTTCAGCTATTCCTCTAATTCCAACAGACCTTACAATAACCATTAATGCACCATGCTGATGCTGTGCAAGTTCAAAAGCTGTTTCTGTGATAATATCAGTTAATCCCGTTTCATCGTTTTTTATAAATATTCTAAGAAGCGGACTTCTGCCTACTAATACAAGTAATCTGCGTATCTCAGGTTGAAAAAGAATAATAAATGCAATTACCCAGATATCGGAGATTAATTTTAATAACCAGCCAACTGCTTTAAGATTAGCCGCTTGTGCGATGAAAGAAAGTATTAGTACTATCACTAATCCATAAAAAATTTGAGCTGCTATTGTTCCGCGAATTACAGAGTAGAGTTTATAAAATATAAAAGTAACTAGTGCGATATCAATAACATCTAGTAAAGAGACTGTAATAAAGCCGATTTTAAAAAGTTCAAACATTCTGTAATTGTTCTGGATTTTCTATGAAATAATTCATTTTACTTGCAACTTTAGCATTTTTTACGTTGTGAGTCCTAATTATTTTAGCCCCATTTTTAATTGCAATAGTTTCAGCAGCAAAGGTTGGTTCTTCCCTTTTATCTACTTCTAAGTTGAACGCTTTTCCAATGAAAGATTTTCTAGAAAGTCCAATTACAATAGGAAAACCAATGCCCTTAAATTCATTTAACCGTTTTATGATTTCATAATTATCAAATATTCTTTTGCCGAATCCTATGCCAGGATCAATAAATATATTTTTTATTCCTTCTTTAACAGCAATATTAACTTTATCAACTAAATAGTCGTAAATCTCTGAAACTACCTCGTCGTAATAAGGATTTTCTTGCATATTTTTAGGGGTTCCTTTCATATGCATTAAAATTAGAGCTGCTTTATACTTTTGAACTACAGATAAAATTTTTTCATCAAAACTAAAAGAACTTGTGTCGTTAATAATTTTAGCACCACATTTACATGCCTCTTCAGCGACAATCGATTTATTAGTATCTATTGAAATAATTGCGTCTGGTTTTTTAGAAATCACAGATTCAATTACTGGAATTACTCTTTTCAGTTCTTCTTCAGCAGAGATTGGTTCAGAACCCGGTCGGGTTGATTCACCTCCAATATCTATAATATCAGCACCATCCTCTAATAATTGTAAAGAGTAGGCAAGAGCTTTATTTTTATCAAAATACTTACCACCATCTGAAAATGAATCCGGTGTAACATTAACTATACCCATAACTAAAGAACATTTAGCAGGGAAAGTTTTTCCTCCAACTTCTATAATTTGATTTTCATATTCAGTAAAATTTTTTATCGTTCTTGTAATCTTGAATCCTAAATCTTCATTACCAATAGCTAATATTTCTTTAGCTAATTCTTTAAATATGCTTATTGAACCAATTGCCAATAAGTCTACATAATCGTTATTAAAAGTATCTGCAGTATAACAGATTTCTTTGTTGGAAAGAATTATTTTTTTTACTTTTTGAGCAAGTGATAATTTAACGTTTCTAATTTCTAAAGCAAGCAAATCCTTCTCATAAAGTTCTCTGAAAATATTGTACTTAACGCTATATCTTTTGAAGACGTTTGTGTAAAAAATGTCTATTAGCTGAACTGTCAAAATTATGCCCCAAATTATTTTTTAACTTGACTCTAAAATTATACTTAAAATTTTACAAAAAATTAATGAAAATTTAGCAAAGAAATGATTAGTCTTGGGCAACTATAATATTTTTTAACTCAATAGTTGCAGCAGAAATATTATCTGAATTAAAGATTGATGAACCTGCAACGAACACATCACATCCAGAATTTGAAATTGATTTTATATTTTTTTTGTCTATGCCTCCATCTACTTCTATTAAGAAATCAAGTTTATTTTCTGAACGAATCTTTTTTAACTGTTTTATTTTTTTAAGAGTTGATTCAATAAATGTCTGCCCACCAAAACCAGGATTTACTGACATAATTAATACCAAATCAACATATTCCAAGATATTTTCTAATGTATTTAGAGGCGTAGCCGGGTTAACCACAACTCCCGCTTTACAATTTAATTCATGTATTTTTGTTATTGTTCTGTGCAGATGAACTACTTCTTCTTGATGAACAGAAATACAATTTGCGCCAGCCTTAGCAAAATCCTCTAAAAAATTATCAGGCTCTTTAATCATTAAATGTACATCGATAAACAAATTTGTAATTCTTCTTACAGCTGAAACTATCATTGGACCAAATGAAATATTGGGCACAAATTTCCCATCCATAATATCGCAATGAATCCAATCAGCCCCTCCTAATTCAACATATCTTATTTGCTGTGATAAATTTCTAAAATCTGCAGATAAAATTGATGGAGCTAAAATTTTTTTTGCTTTCATTTTTAATTCGGGTCATTTACTTTTGATTGAGTTAAAACAACATTCACACTATCGCCTACCGAAACTAAGGTGCTTTCTGATGGCTGCTGATCTACGACAGTGTTAGGTAATAATGTAGAAGAATAAATGTAAGTGGTTTTGCCAACTTTTAACGAGTTTTGTTTCAAAATTCTCGCTGCTTCTTCTAACGATTTGCCTAAAATGTTTGGTACTCTAATCATTCCTAAGTTAGGACCAATACTAATTTTAACATTAACACTATCGCCTTTAGATAAGCTTTTTCCTTCAGGGTATTGTTGTTCAACAATTGTGTTAACTGGGAGTTCTGAGGTTACACTGTCAACTTTTCCCAACTTCAATCCAATTCTTTCGAGAGTAATTTTTGCATCTCTTAAGGATTTATTTACCAATAGCGGCATTTGGATTTGAGGCTCTCCCCCGCTTATTGTTAGGTATATCCTCCTATTTGCCTTAACTAATGTGCCCGCAAATGGTTTTTGAAAAATAACCTCATCTTTTGAATATTTTTCATCATAGCGGGCTGATTGAATAATGGGATTTAAATTCAATTCTTTAAGTTTAGTAATAGCAACATTCTTATTTAATCCTACTACATTTGGTACAGTGTATATTTTGCCGCTAACATAATAAGGCATGACAATATCATCTAAAATAACTAAAATTACCGTTATGGTAATTAAAGCACCTAATGCATAGAAAAAAAGTTTTTTTAGCGGTCTTTTCATAAATCAAATATATTAAATAGAAGATTTATTCACAAAAATTGTCGATTTAATCAAATTTTATTACGAATTTACTTATATGTAAAAAGCTAAAATTAATTGGAGGGCTAAAAATGAATAATAGTGTATGTGTTTTTGAAGACGACAAATTTTTTAACTTTTTACCCCTGGTTTACAATAGACCTGTTTACAACCTAAGATGTGGGATATCTCAACTTAAAGAAAAAATTTTTCGCCATTTTAACACTCAAGACAAAATACTTTTTTGCCGCGAATATTTATCTGAAAAAGTGAAGTACGAAAATCCCAAATTCCATGTTAATGAACTTAAAGGTGACCAAATAATTTTTATTAATGGTCGACTTCTTATTACTAACGATATAGTTCAGGAATTAAAGAAACAAAAGGAAGATATAATTTATTACTGTGAAGATTCGGTAGCAGCTGCTAAAATCAGTAAAAAAAATTTTAATCTTATATTCGAAAAAATGCCAGGTGTTCTCAGTTTTCAAGAATTATCACTGAAATCAATGAGAATTAAAGCAAAGCTATTAAATTATATTTGGGATATAATCAAAGTAAACGGTGAACAAATAACCGCAGATTATAAAGTACTTACTAAAAAAAATAAGAATTATATTAATAAAAAATACAACGGCGTTTATTTCATAAACAAAAAGGAGATTTTTATAGGAGCTAATACAGTAATTTATCCAACTGTTGTTATAGATGCATCCGAAGGACCAGTTTATATAGGCAGTAATGTAAAAATTTTGCCTCATGCTGCTATTGAAGGACCCGCCTTTATTGGAGATAATTCTTTAATTAAAATGAAAGCATCTATCTACGCTAATTCGAGTATAGGCGAAGTTTGTAAAATTGGCGGAGAAATAGAGAATACAATTTTTCAATCATATTCAAATAAACAACACGATGGCTTTTTAGGGCATTCATATATTGGCAGTTTTGTAAATTTAGGTGCTGATACTACATCAAGCGACTTAAAGAATAATTATAGTAAAGTTTCAGTTTTGCTCAACAATAAATCTGTGGATACAGGAATGCAGTTTTTAGGTTTAATGATGGGCGACCATTCTAAAACGGGTATAAATACTATGTTTAACACCGGCACCGTTGTCGGGTTTTCATCAAATATTTACGGCTCAGGATTTCCGCCAAAATTTGTTCCATCGTTTGCTTGGGGTTCACCAAATGAATTTGTAACATACGATTTAGATAAATCAATGCATACTGCCGAGATTGTTATGGCAAGAAGAAATATTACCTTTAATCAAATTGATAAAAAGATATTCCAAAAAATTTATGAATTAACTCAAGATGAAAGAAAATCTTTTAAGAACATTGCTTAGTTACAAAAAATGCTGTTATATAAAAATTATTACTATTTGTTGAGATGTGTAGATGAACTAAGTAATAAATTAAAAAACAAGAAAATCTTTTCCGCCTTTTCACAAGAAAAAGAGCAGCTATATTTCCATATTCCTATAGACAATTTCCCGTATTACCATTTAGTCTTTTCAACCGATCCGAAACACTCGTTAATTTATCATAAACATACTTATCATAAGGCCAAAAAAAACGTCGCTGAATTTTTCACTAAATATCTGCCCGATAAAATTGTGGAATTTTCTATTGCTTATAATGATAGAATAGTTAAAATAGCACTGGAGGATTCAACATTGTATTTTTTAATCCGAGGCAACGACTCTAACTTTATTTTGGTTGATAAGAATAAGTCAATTGACTTTTTTAAAAAAATTAAAGACATAGAAAAAATTGAAGAAACCAAGCAAGAAGTGCTTTCTAAAAAGTATATTTCTTCTATTGATGATTACATACTTGATATAAGCAATACTGATATTGGAAATATTAGTAAAAAACTACCATCATTAGGCAAAGATGTTTTACTGGAACTAGAAACAAGAAATTATTCTTTACCTGAAATAACAATTTTACTTAATGAAATTTATAATTCCCCTATTGCTGTGTTTCATTCGCAAGAACATAAAGAGACTATTTTTATTCCTTCTACCTTTAAAATGATTCATTTGCCGGATAATGCTAACACTTTTAATAATTACTTGGATGCAGCAAGTCATTATTTAGCACTATTAAACAAAACTTCTAATTATAACTTACTACTCGAAGCAATTCAAAAACATGTTAAGAAAGAATTAGAAAAAGTGTCAAATAAACTGAATAACTTAAAAGCTAAAATTGAGGCAGGCTCTAAAGAAAATGAATACAATTTTTACGGTAACCTTTTGCTAACTAATCTTAATAAATTATCTAAGGGAATGAGTGAAATCGAGCTTGATGATTATCGATTTAATAAAAAAATAAAAATAAAATTAGATCCAAAACTTTTGCCTGCAGAAAATGCTCAGTCTTTTTTTGAAAAGGCAAAATCTGAAAAAATAAATTATTCTAAATCAGTTGAGCTTTACAACTCTGCTCTAAGATCGTATGAAAAATTAACTGAGTACAGCAATATTCTAAATTCTAATCCTTCAATTGATAAGTTAGAGGAATTAAAATTAATGTTAAATATTAATTTCCCTTCCACTAATACTAAAGAAAATAAAAAAGATGGAACGAAATTGTTCTTAGAAAATAAATTCAGACACTTTGTTATTGATGGCGCTTACCACCTTTTTGTAGGAAAAGATAGCAAAAGTAATGATGTCTTAACCACAAGATTCGCCAAACAAAATGATTATTGGTTTCATGCGAGAGGTTATACTGGCTCTCACGTTGTTTTACGCGTTGATAATCCTAAATCGGGAATTCCAAAATCTGTAATTAAAAATGCTGCTTCTGTTGCTGCATTTTACAGTAAAGCTAAAACTTCTTCGCTTGTACCAGTAAGCTATACGCTTAAAAAATTTGTTAGAAAAAATAAAAAATTAGAAGTTGGTCAAGTAATAATAGAACGAGAAGAAGTTATTTTGGCAAAACCAGAAATACCACCAAACTGCATCATTGTTACGGATAATTAACTTCCCTATAAATTGCCCAAAGATATGATTCTTGTTAATTTGCAACATGAAATTAGTGAATGTAGACAAAAAAAAATTTTTTTTGATAATTCTCGTTTCTGTTATTACTGGCTTAATTTACAATTGGCTTTCGCCAGATGGATTAAGTTTAATTCGTATACAAAATTCTTTACGAAGTTTGTCCAATGCTAATGCTGATTTAAACAGTCTAATTAATTCTAACAAAAACTTTATCTTAAAAATTTCATTGAAACAAGCATATAAGATTTATCAAGATTCAATATGTTTGTTTATTGATGCTCGTGATAGATGGGAATATGCAAAAGGACATATACCTAATGCCGTAAATATTGCAGAATACAAATTTGAACCTTCAATGCCATTAATAAAGTCACTTAACAAAAATGTATGTTATGTAATTTATTGTGGAGGAAATGACTGTGAAGTAAGTTTAAGATTAGCAACTGAAATGAGCAAAATTGGTTTTGCTAAATTGTTTGTTTTTGAAGGTGGCTGGAATGACTGGCTTAAAGCAAATTACCCAATTGAAAGCGAAGAATAGAAATGAAATTTACACGAGATACTTTTTTCCTCATCATTAGAATATTCCTCTCTTTCCTGTTTATTTTTTCTGGAATTGAAAAAATAAAAGACCCCAATGCTTTTGCTGCTGCAATTACAAATTATCACATACTTCCTAATTTTCTTATTAATTTTTTTGCAATCTCATTACCTTGGATCGAAACTTTTACAGGCATATTGTTGCTTTTCAAATTTTTCGAAAAAGAAAATTTATGTATAATTTTTTCTATGTTAAGTGTTTTTACTATTGCAGTAGTTGTAGCATTAATTAGAGGTATAAATATCGACTGCGGGTGTTTTGGAACTCTTAACAGTGAAAAAGTGGGGGTTCAAAAAATTGTAGAAAACATTTTAATTCTTGTAATAACAGCAGTTCTTTTTATTTACGACGATAAAAAACTAACAGTTAATAAAGACAAATAGTTAATTGATAACAATAAATAAAAATAATGTAAGGAAAATATTAATAATAAAGCTTAGAGGGATAGGCGATGTTGTTTTATCTACAATTGTTTTGAAAAACCTAAAAAGAGATTTCCCTCACAGTGAAATATCTTACTTAACTGAAAAACATTCAGCTCAAGTATTGAAAAATCTTCCTCAGTTAAGACATGTCTATTATTTTGAAAAATTAACTCTTCTTCAAAAAGTCAAATTTTTTTTACTAATAAGATATATTAAGTTTGACCTAATTTTAGATTTTTATTCTAATCCTACTACTGCGTTATTAACTTTTTTCAGCGGAGCAATTTATAGGGCTGGATTTCCTTATAAAGGGAGAAAATACGCATATAATCTTTATGGACCAATTGAAAGAAATAAGTACCATGCTGCTATGCTTCATCTTGAATTCTTAAAAAGAATTGGTCTTTCTGCCAACGAATCAGAGCTTTTATTTTTATTAGATAAAAATGCTAATTCGTTTGCAAGTAATTTATTATCTAATTTAATAATAGATAAAAAATCGCTAGTTGGGATTTGTCCTACTGGCGGTTGGGAGTCAAAAAAGTGTGACCCAATTAAATTGGCTGAAATTGCCGATAACTTAATCAACAAATACAAAATTAATGTTATAATTCTTTGGGGACCCGGCGATGAGTCAGATGCAAATGAAATAAAACATTTAATGAAAAATAATGCTTATCTTGCTCCCAAAACTACTATCTTAGAAATGGCAGCTATTATCGCTAAGTGTAAGTTCGTAATTTGCAATGATAGCGGTCCAATGCATATTTCTGTAGCGTTAGACGTGCCTGTACTTGCCTTGTTTGGTCCTACTGACCCTATTTTACAAGGACCTTTTGGTGAAAAACATGAGTGGGTGAATTTAGAAGAATTAGATTGTATAAAGTGTAACTTGCTGAAATGCCCTAAAAACCATGAATGCTTTTTGAATCTTCCTATTAATAAAATAATGACTAAAGTAGATTTGTTAATTAAAAAAAATGAAATTGAGCTTGATTAAAAAAATTGAGATTTTCTTAAAAAAAATATTCTTAAAAATATTATTAATTGGGAACCCTAAAAGCAACAATAACCAATTAGTAAAGTTTGATTCTAATTCAAAAATATTGTTTATAAGACTTAATAGAATTGGCGATGCTCTTGTTTCCACCCCGCTTCTTCAAATCATCAAGAAAAATCTAAAGTGTAAAACAATTGTACTTGCTAGTGCCAGCAATTATTTTGTTTTTCAGAATAATGAACTTTGTGATAAATTAATAGTTTTCCAGAAGAGCTTAAAGAATTTCGTTAAATTAATCCATCGTCTAAATTCTGAAGATTTAACAGCTGTAGTTGATCTTCATGATGATATTTCAACTACAGTTAGTTTTATTTTAGCTTTGTTGAAAGCTCCTATTAAAATAGGTTTTAAAAAAGGAAATGAAAGTTTATATACTCATTTAGTTGTAAAACTTGACACTCAGAAACATCATATTATTGATAGATTAATGGAGTTTGCCAAGTTTTTTAATGTAAAAACAAATTCATCTGATATAAATGTTTACTATAAACCAGACCAAAAATCGTTGCAAAGTGCGAAGGCGTTTTTAAAAAAAAGTTTTGCTAAACAAAAATTTTTACTGGGTATAAACATTTCTGCTGGCAGTCAAGCGCGTTTTTGGGGAATAAGAAAATATAAAGAGCTAATCAATTCCTTAATAAAATATGATTTAAACATTCTTATATTATGTCAAAAAAGTGATTTAGCTAAAGCCAAAGAAATTTCTAACAATTATTTGCCAATTTTTTATAGTGATAATTTTGATGAATTTGCAGCAATGATTTCTCAACTGAACTTACTCTTTACACCGGATACATCCATTGTTCATGTTGCTTCTTCATTCAAAATTCCAATGTTTGGTCTCTATGTAAAATACAACACTGAAGATGTTATTTGGTATCCATACAAATCCGATTACGAATGTATAATTACAAAAGAGCCTACATTAAAAAATATAAGTAGTGAAAAGGTAATACAAAAATTAATACCATTTTTGGAGAAGTATTTATATGACGAAACAACCACCAGAGTGTAAAAATTTTACCGGTTACAAACCTTGTTTTCCTAATTACAACTGCTGGGAAAACGGCTGTAAAGAGATGAACCCAATCGGGACAAAAATATTGATTATAAACTTAGATGCTATGGGCGACGTATTAATGACTACAGCTCAGCTTCATGCAATTAAAAGAAAATATCCACAGTCAACCATTTGGTGGCTTACTTTAAATAATGCTAAAGACCTATTGGTTAATAATCAGTATATCGATAAAATACTAACATACGATAGCGAATCATTAAGTATTTTGCAATCGATGGAATTTGACATTGTTATGAATGCTGATAAATCATTGCGTGCAGGCTCAGTAACTATGAACGTTAAAGCCGCAAAAAAATTAGGATTTGGAATTAATAATTACGGACAAATTATCCCTCTCAACAGCGGCGCTGAATATAATTATAAAATGGGATTGGATGATAATCTTAAATTCAAAATTAATCAACGCACTAAGCAAGATTACTTAGCTGAAACTTTTGAGCTTGATTATAAACGTGATAAATACATTTTTAATTTTACTGAAGAAGAGATTCTTTTCATAGAAAAATATAAAAATGAAATTGGTATAAAAGACAGCGATGAAATTATCGGATTTAATACCGGTTGCTCTCTTCTTTATCCTAATAAGAAAATGACAATTGAACAACATATTGCATTAATTGAAAAATTTCTCTCATTCAATCGATTTAAAATAATGCTGCTGGGTGGCAAAGAAGATCAAGAAAGAAATTCAATAATAGCTGACGCGTTTAATAATAAAGTTATTAATACACCTGTAAATGAAGGAGTAAGAAAAGGAGCTTGCTATGAAAGCATACCTCAAGTTGTAATTACCGGCGATTCTTTCGGTATGCACTTAGCAATAGCT
This window harbors:
- a CDS encoding glycosyltransferase family 9 protein produces the protein MIKKIEIFLKKIFLKILLIGNPKSNNNQLVKFDSNSKILFIRLNRIGDALVSTPLLQIIKKNLKCKTIVLASASNYFVFQNNELCDKLIVFQKSLKNFVKLIHRLNSEDLTAVVDLHDDISTTVSFILALLKAPIKIGFKKGNESLYTHLVVKLDTQKHHIIDRLMEFAKFFNVKTNSSDINVYYKPDQKSLQSAKAFLKKSFAKQKFLLGINISAGSQARFWGIRKYKELINSLIKYDLNILILCQKSDLAKAKEISNNYLPIFYSDNFDEFAAMISQLNLLFTPDTSIVHVASSFKIPMFGLYVKYNTEDVIWYPYKSDYECIITKEPTLKNISSEKVIQKLIPFLEKYLYDETTTRV
- a CDS encoding MauE/DoxX family redox-associated membrane protein, which gives rise to MKFTRDTFFLIIRIFLSFLFIFSGIEKIKDPNAFAAAITNYHILPNFLINFFAISLPWIETFTGILLLFKFFEKENLCIIFSMLSVFTIAVVVALIRGINIDCGCFGTLNSEKVGVQKIVENILILVITAVLFIYDDKKLTVNKDK
- a CDS encoding glycosyltransferase family 9 protein, coding for MITINKNNVRKILIIKLRGIGDVVLSTIVLKNLKRDFPHSEISYLTEKHSAQVLKNLPQLRHVYYFEKLTLLQKVKFFLLIRYIKFDLILDFYSNPTTALLTFFSGAIYRAGFPYKGRKYAYNLYGPIERNKYHAAMLHLEFLKRIGLSANESELLFLLDKNANSFASNLLSNLIIDKKSLVGICPTGGWESKKCDPIKLAEIADNLINKYKINVIILWGPGDESDANEIKHLMKNNAYLAPKTTILEMAAIIAKCKFVICNDSGPMHISVALDVPVLALFGPTDPILQGPFGEKHEWVNLEELDCIKCNLLKCPKNHECFLNLPINKIMTKVDLLIKKNEIELD
- a CDS encoding NFACT RNA binding domain-containing protein, with product MLLYKNYYYLLRCVDELSNKLKNKKIFSAFSQEKEQLYFHIPIDNFPYYHLVFSTDPKHSLIYHKHTYHKAKKNVAEFFTKYLPDKIVEFSIAYNDRIVKIALEDSTLYFLIRGNDSNFILVDKNKSIDFFKKIKDIEKIEETKQEVLSKKYISSIDDYILDISNTDIGNISKKLPSLGKDVLLELETRNYSLPEITILLNEIYNSPIAVFHSQEHKETIFIPSTFKMIHLPDNANTFNNYLDAASHYLALLNKTSNYNLLLEAIQKHVKKELEKVSNKLNNLKAKIEAGSKENEYNFYGNLLLTNLNKLSKGMSEIELDDYRFNKKIKIKLDPKLLPAENAQSFFEKAKSEKINYSKSVELYNSALRSYEKLTEYSNILNSNPSIDKLEELKLMLNINFPSTNTKENKKDGTKLFLENKFRHFVIDGAYHLFVGKDSKSNDVLTTRFAKQNDYWFHARGYTGSHVVLRVDNPKSGIPKSVIKNAASVAAFYSKAKTSSLVPVSYTLKKFVRKNKKLEVGQVIIEREEVILAKPEIPPNCIIVTDN
- a CDS encoding rhodanese-like domain-containing protein; this translates as MKLVNVDKKKFFLIILVSVITGLIYNWLSPDGLSLIRIQNSLRSLSNANADLNSLINSNKNFILKISLKQAYKIYQDSICLFIDARDRWEYAKGHIPNAVNIAEYKFEPSMPLIKSLNKNVCYVIYCGGNDCEVSLRLATEMSKIGFAKLFVFEGGWNDWLKANYPIESEE
- a CDS encoding putative sugar nucleotidyl transferase — encoded protein: MNNSVCVFEDDKFFNFLPLVYNRPVYNLRCGISQLKEKIFRHFNTQDKILFCREYLSEKVKYENPKFHVNELKGDQIIFINGRLLITNDIVQELKKQKEDIIYYCEDSVAAAKISKKNFNLIFEKMPGVLSFQELSLKSMRIKAKLLNYIWDIIKVNGEQITADYKVLTKKNKNYINKKYNGVYFINKKEIFIGANTVIYPTVVIDASEGPVYIGSNVKILPHAAIEGPAFIGDNSLIKMKASIYANSSIGEVCKIGGEIENTIFQSYSNKQHDGFLGHSYIGSFVNLGADTTSSDLKNNYSKVSVLLNNKSVDTGMQFLGLMMGDHSKTGINTMFNTGTVVGFSSNIYGSGFPPKFVPSFAWGSPNEFVTYDLDKSMHTAEIVMARRNITFNQIDKKIFQKIYELTQDERKSFKNIA